Proteins encoded together in one Tripterygium wilfordii isolate XIE 37 chromosome 14, ASM1340144v1, whole genome shotgun sequence window:
- the LOC120015427 gene encoding uncharacterized protein LOC120015427, whose amino-acid sequence MGEQKNQKKMSFLKRIRKESWRWKFLGPAFKWKRLNNIRVSFFDDVLFKIISVLEAVVLVATVSFFFLCCGCHF is encoded by the coding sequence ATGGGAGAGCagaagaaccagaagaagatgtCTTTCTTGAAGAGAATAAGGAAGGAGTCATGGAGGTGGAAGTTCTTGGGGCCTGCCTTCAAGTGGAAGAGGCTCAATAATATCAGAGTTTCCTTCTTTGATGATGTTTTGTTCAAGATAATCTCTGTTCTTGAGGCTGTTGTTTTGGTGGCCactgtttctttcttctttctttgttgtgGCTGTCACTTTTGA